The Candidatus Aminicenantes bacterium genomic interval AGGGGGATGGCAAGGCGGAAAGATTGGTGGAAAGATTGGAGAGACCAGGTCAGGCTTTGTAAGTGATGCGGTATTCCGTATAGGGGTCGCCCTTCATGAGTGAGCGCACGATCTCCACGTTCACGTCCGTGCAGCCGTTCATCTCCAGGCCGCGCTGCATCCAGCCGCCGATGCGGTACTCGATGGTCTTGTCGATGTCGGGGAACTCGGTGATGCGCACCGTGGCCTTGCCGCGCTCGTTGAAGGGGACTTCGATTTTTGCGGGCCGGTAATAGCCGGAAGCGAATTGGGGCCCCTTGCCCACGAAGAACTCAGGTTTCCCCACCTTGAGGAGCATGCGGTAAAGCCCCTTGAAACCGTGATCCAGGGCAAAGCGGCCCATCTCCCAGCCGGCTTTCTCCAGGTTCCACTGGAAAAACAACTGGGCGATAAAGGCCACGGGTTCCAGCATATAGGTCCTGAGGTCGTACCAGTCGTTTTCCTTGACCTTGAACTCAAAGAGCAGTCGGGCATCTGAGGAAAGGGTGTCCAACCACATCTGCAACCCCTCCTCACCGAATCTCTTTTTGACAAACTGGGGGATCGTGGCGATTAATGTACCCTTGACTTCCATGATCGCGGCTCCTCGCGCCCATGTGGCAAATAAGCATGCTGCATGGACGCAACACCACTTATATACGTATATTTTTATCGATTGTCAATCTTTATGCGTAAAATTTTATCGATTCTTATGTTTTGTCGCGGATTACGCGGTTAATTCGGGAAAATCCCGTAAAACAGGGAAAACGCGTATCCACGCTTCGAATGAAAGGCAAACTTCAGAAAAATAATGATCGCAGGGGCACGCTGCATCGTGCCCCTGCGACTCTTCATCCGCCGAAGCCACAGCGATGGTGGACCAACTACAAAAACCTCTCCTTTAACTCCCGCGCCCGTTCAATTCCCTTTGGAGTGATCAGGACGGACTTGAGATTGTGAAACTGCTCGATCATCTCCCCCTCTTCCAGGGCGTTCAGCGCATCGAACCGGTAGCCCTTCCAGGAGCGAAACACCTTTTCCCCCGGCCTGCGCCGGGAATCTTCTTCCCAGCCGGACAGGAACAACAGGAGCAGGTTCAAATCCTTTAATTCTTCAGTCACGAGTGCATTCACAGACGACCCCCTTGTTAGATAGTGACACGGTCTTTGAATCGCAGGAATGTCTTCTCCCCGATGCCTTTCACCTTGAGCAGATCCTCGACGCGTTTAAAAGGTCCGTTTTTTTTGCGGAAATCGATGATCCGCTGTGCCACTTTCTCTCCAATTCGCGGCAGGGTTTGAAGCTCTTTCAACCCCGCCGTGTTGATGTTGACCTTGGTCTTTGCTTCTGCCGAAGCCTCAAGAAAAGACGCCCCGGATAGCATGACCATGGCGACAACCAAAACCATCGCGAGAATCTGTTTCTTTTCAGTTCTCATGATTCACCTCCTGCTCTTGTGCAATCAAGATCCATGCCAACCATGTGAACAGTCCTAGGGACCCCCCGGCAACCTTTGTGAATACACGTTTTCCTCAAA includes:
- a CDS encoding transposase; this encodes MTEELKDLNLLLLFLSGWEEDSRRRPGEKVFRSWKGYRFDALNALEEGEMIEQFHNLKSVLITPKGIERARELKERFL
- a CDS encoding helix-hairpin-helix domain-containing protein codes for the protein MRTEKKQILAMVLVVAMVMLSGASFLEASAEAKTKVNINTAGLKELQTLPRIGEKVAQRIIDFRKKNGPFKRVEDLLKVKGIGEKTFLRFKDRVTI